The following proteins come from a genomic window of Paramisgurnus dabryanus chromosome 19, PD_genome_1.1, whole genome shotgun sequence:
- the lrrc3b gene encoding leucine-rich repeat-containing protein 3B, which produces MSPLDLWLSRSIPMCLLLQSLVLMVLCFPSASTCPKGCTCQRSESPPHGLNVTCSLSRLKEIPPDVPQDTQLLQLDRNHISLVPDRIFHGLRMLRRLNLSHNAVETLGEGAFIGLEGSLEVLDLSHNRITSVHKDAFARLKARVLVDNNPWHCDCALQQALGGMAHNHEAATRVLCRSSEIRDQEGQPFLAVDADLCNLAKRTTDYAMLVTMFGWFAMVISYVVYYVRQNQEDARRHLEYLKSLPSKPKKPDEPEDISTVV; this is translated from the coding sequence ATGTCGCCGTTGGACCTGTGGCTATCGCGTTCGATCCCCATGTGTCTGCTGCTGCAGAGTTTGGTTCTTATGGTCCTCTGCTTCCCGTCTGCCAGCACCTGTCCCAAAGGTTGCACCTGTCAGCGATCTGAGAGCCCTCCGCACGGCCTCAACGTCACCTGTAGCCTGTCGCGTTTGAAGGAAATCCCGCCCGACGTCCCGCAGGACACCCAACTGCTGCAGTTGGACAGGAATCACATATCTCTGGTGCCCGACCGCATATTTCACGGCCTGAGGATGCTTCGGAGGCTTAATCTATCCCACAATGCCGTGGAGACCCTCGGCGAGGGCGCGTTTATCGGTTTGGAGGGATCTCTGGAAGTCCTGGACCTGTCTCACAACCGCATCACCAGCGTGCACAAAGACGCTTTCGCCCGGTTAAAGGCTCGTGTGCTGGTGGATAACAACCCTTGGCACTGTGATTGCGCTCTGCAGCAGGCGCTGGGCGGCATGGCGCACAACCACGAAGCGGCCACGCGCGTGCTTTGCAGGAGTTCGGAGATCAGGGACCAAGAGGGCCAGCCGTTCCTGGCCGTGGACGCGGACTTGTGCAACCTGGCGAAGCGGACCACCGACTACGCCATGCTAGTGACCATGTTCGGCTGGTTTGCTATGGTCATCTCTTACGTTGTGTACTATGTAAGGCAGAACCAGGAAGATGCCAGGCGACACCTGGAGTATCTGAAATCTCTTCCTAGCAAACCTAAGAAACCAGACGAGCCAGAAGATATTAGCACGGTCGTGTGA